The following is a genomic window from Triplophysa dalaica isolate WHDGS20190420 chromosome 22, ASM1584641v1, whole genome shotgun sequence.
GGttgtttttgtctgtctgtttatttatCCTGACAggtctttttatttattttagggcTGCTGCTCTCCAGTAAACACTCTGTGATGCTGTAGACACCAAGATCAAAAACACTTCTCTCAAGGATGAAGATCAGAGcctccaaaataaacattcttgtGTCTATTTGCTTTGTATACAGAGTCTTGAACAGTCCTGCGGTCTAACCTGGTACAAAAGTAGGATGGCCAAAGCATTCCATAGACTACTGCACTTCTTAAGGCGGGCACAGTTGCTCCTCCTTTTCCTGGGCGTGGCTTACATCATGGCAGGAAGTGTTTTAATGTATCAACGCTTTAGTTTTTCATCCCTTCAGAGAGAAACGGATAGCATTACGATCCCCTCGCTACCCGCACCGCCAGGTGCTCAGGAAGATCCTGCTGTCAGATGGTTTTACAGGAGGAATGGTGCCAGACTTATGCTGGATGAGGAGAACCAACCTGTTGATCTTTCAGGTAGCAGATCAGCCCAGAAACACCTCAGATCTCACAGTTTGGAAAGCAGATATAAGAGACGTCGCTGGTTCCAGGGAAATACAGATGAACAGCAAAGACCTCCTGAACGTAATCTGTTacataagaaaaacagacataAGGGTAAGCCATTGAGTTTTTTATAAAGATGGGTCTGTAAATACGtattcattgatttttttttattcttctcaACAAGGGACCTACATTGGATGTTTCATAAACAACGAAACGGAACACGCACTTGGAGGCATCGTTCTTTATGACTTCCGTAAAATGACCAGTGCCTTGTGTCAGGACACCTGCTCAGAGAGGTAAAGACGTCAAGCATCTGAAGAGTGGAATGAAAGAAACGCTGTTCTTTAGAACAATGCTTTCAGTGTTTGTGCTGGGAACAGGTGGCAGAATGTGAGCCGCCCGATTTGGCTGACCCGGGGTTCAACAAATCACTTAGTCAGAAACTCAGATGCTGTATGAATGCTACACTGAAAAGTGTAGCACTTTTAATAGCAGTAAAAATGGTCAAAATACACTTTCTAGTGCCACTTTCTATGAATTTGAATAGAAAGTTTTCTTGAATGGAATAGAGATCCCACGTGCTTGTCAATGTAGAGGACTTTTTTTTTCCAGTGGATTCCGGTATGCAGGGCTGGAATATGGAGCGGAGTGTCACTGTGGCAACAGAGTCTGTGCCCGTCGGGCTCGTGGAGAGGAATGTTATCTGGATTGTCGGGGAGAAAAGGGACCCCCCTGTGGAGGGGTGGGACGCATGTCTGTCTACAGAGTTGAGGATCGGCTTCCTGGTCAGAGAAAATGTGAGtcacattaagaaaaaaattaaataagttGTACAAGATGCCCTTATGGCAGAAGTTgatatgtttaacatcttttcagAGTTAGTGATATGAAGAAATTTAACGAAAACGTATACTTTTGAAGTTGGACACAGGCCTGTATCATGTGCCAAGaataaatccagattaaaagtGATGAGCAGCAAAGGGCTTAAACTTCAATTCACTTGAGGCTTCGTGCAGCACAACAGTTTTCTATTCAATGTTTCACAGACAGAACTGTGCACTACCACGGATGTTTCAAGAAGCCAAAGAACTCGACTGACAACGTCCTCGTCAAGACCTCTGGGCTCACACACACCCCTCAAGAGTGCATAGAGATCTGCACTGAACAGGTTGAATTCACAAATACTCATCGTAAAGGCATAAGACACCCCCaaaaaatctgttcattcaTTCGatcttgtttcttttgtgaaacccaaaagaagatattttgagaaatgtctcagtggttttgtgtccatacattcaATGttgttaccaacgttcttcaaaatatctccttttgtgttgttcagaagaaagacagacatgatgtgagtacatgatgaaaaaataaatttggggtgaactagcCATATGTTTATATAGTCTTTCAAATATACCgaataatgttttgttatgtaCAATTTACATTATATTCTCTAATAtgtaaaaagtttatttatttaagttttacaTATAACATACAGATTATGATATAATATGTGATATTATTATATGACAACTGTCTCTAACGCCTGCTTAATTATATCTGGCTTTGTCAGGAGCTGCCATTAGCCTTTTTAAGAGGGCGGGATTGTTTCTGCGACCACGCCCCCTTTGTCTTTACACTGCAGTGGAGTGGACAGGAACACACATGTGGGAGGGGCAACCAAACAAACCGCACCTCCCAACATGACCTCAACTACCTCCAGGTGTACAGTACGCCTGTTTTAGGTATAAAGACAGCATATTAAGCCAACAATGAACACTTTATGGTCTTTAAGAATTTTAATCTTTACCTGAATATCTGATTTTTTAGATGCAAAATGCAAAGAAAGAAACTTTCTGCCCCAGAGGTCCAGCACTCTTGTGGCCCTGTCCAGCTTTCCAGGGGCAGGAAACACCTGGCTGCGACACCTGATCGAGTCGGCCACTGGATTCTACACTGGCAGTTATTACTTTGACGGATCGCTTTATAACAAAGGTGAGATTCAACTAATGCACACAAACCCACATCTTCACTAGCTGTTTCTTTCTATAGCATTTCTACAATGGAATATTAGAATAAACATCTAAAGCCATCTGAGCCTTCTCTAGGCTATAAAAATTGAGAAGGATGGAGTTTTGATGCACAGGTGTACGCGTGTTTTCCACTGCTGCAGGTTTTAAAGGTGAGAAAGATCACTGGCAGAGCGGAAGAGTCCTTTGCGTCAAGACTCACGAGAGCGGCCAGCGGGAGATTGAAATGTTTGACTCTGCCATCCTGCTGATGCGAAACCCCTATCGCTCGCTCATGGCGGAGTTTAACCGCAAGTGTGCCGGACACCTGGGCTACGCTTCAGACGCTCACTGGAGGAGCAAAGGTACGATGAAAATATTTCAGTTAATGAAAGCTTATGGGCCACACACTTAGGTTTCATCTGTGTGCCTTGAAACAGTTTGTTGTCAGTTGAAGCTGTTTGGTACTTAAAGAAATTCAGACTTACTTTAACCATGTAGGAGGTGTTTAGTTTTCACAATGTTGTTGTTTCTGTTTCAGAGTGGTTGGAGTTTGTGGACAGTTATTCCTCCTGGTGGGTGTCTCATGCTGTGGCTTGGTTGAAGTTCGCCCGTCGTCTGCTGGTGGTTCACTTCGAGAATCTTCAGAAAGATCTTGTTCCACAGTTTAAGACCATCACTGCTTTCCTGAACATCAGCATTCCCGAGGAAAGACTTCTCTGCACGGAAAGCAACAGAGATGGACATTTTAAACGCTCTGGATCTCGTATTCTGACCTTTGAACCCTTTACCTCTGAAATGAGAGAACGTATAGATAAATACATCCAAACTGTTGATAAAGCTCTCAGAGACAGAAACCTCAGTGGAATACCAAAGGAGTACATGCACAGATGAGATTACATGAACACAGCTATCGCCCCCTACTGGAGTGGATGAAGCGGAACCACAAAGTGCCTCAAATGACGTCtctaaaaactttaaaaacaaaaaaactattttttggtTGGTCTTATACTTTTGTTAAGTTGTCGAATATGAAATTTGACTGAACCACAGGAATTCATGTTTagtttgaaaaaattataataaaccaATTCAATAAAAAGTTCTTTAAACATCAGACattcgttttattttattcttgacCCTCAAGTGTATGCATACCACACATAacacatgaccttggcatttctAGCATTATTTAAAACCTACTATACTCAGTATAGTATTCCATATAGTATTTTAAACTTAACCCAAATTAAAGctacaaatgaaaatataaagttaCCTGTTTGTATCTGATTTGCTTTTGGAATCACTGGGTCAAAGTCTCTTGCAAGGCGCAGATGGGACCTGGTACATTCACTTAAGACAGAAGCTTCACGGGTACCATTTTTTCACAATAGAGACATCTCGCTCATGCACTTCAAAGCAGCTTGTGTCCTACACATCatcttattacattttattgcacTGCCTAATGAATCAAACATCAATCTATAAGAATGCTGAATAATAGGTACAGATCACAGATTAAGTAAAGAATCTCAGCCTTACGAAAAGAATGGACAGACGTTTAGGTTCATTTGTTCACTTCTGTATGATCTGCCTCGGATCTGTAAAGAAACcatgattttaaatgtacagtagacagaaacacagatttattttgtaCAGAAACTGTGGTCTTCTTTCAGCATATGCTTGACTGGATATATATCAGGCTCAGCCCGTGTACTAGAGACAGAGGTACACTGGGAACGCAAAGTTCCTTCGCCAGCGTAGTGGCCTTGAGCAGGACACTTAACCTACTTCTGGACAAAAGCCAGGAAAGCTCTGTGGTATTTCTCTTTGAGAGGGATAACAGTAGCATGCTGTGATCTGTATATTAAAGTTTTGTAATGATAAACTGGTACATCTTTAGATGCAAGTGGTTCTAAAACTCAAGTACGGAGAAGGTAAGAACGTAGggtaaatgcatttatttcacattaaaatgcacaattatTTTAGCAGTAAAGGTACATAAACATACGGGTCTGGTATTATTAGTTCCTTCAGTTCAGGAACCACTAAATCTCCTCATAAGTCTTGACTGAAAGGAATAATtcacatgaaaatgtaaattcttacGTAATTTCCTTGCCCTACTGCCATGCCAGGTGTTGATGAATTCATTTCTTTAGTCTACCACAAACAAAGCCTTTTTAAGGCAGTTATTTATTTGGCTATAGTCTGTTGGAAAAGGAAATATTAGTTTTACATTTCCAGACATTTGCTTTGCCATTATTTGAAGGAAGGAAGCAATATACGTATGGGGTGGCATGAGGAGGACTAAACTATGagagaaatttcatttttgacagtgaatttttgattttcatttgaattgtCCATTTTAACTGTGATAGATTAACTGTGGTCACAtttaacaaacataacataTTAGCTCCTCcaaatcattacatttacatttagtcatttagaagacacttttatccaaagcgatttacaagttgtgtaaacaatggaagcagcTGGGTCgtacattaggacaacaaaaagcataagagcaataaaaacatgtctcacaaagcctactacagtgtacagagccatgtttagtttatctaagcttgCTTAAGAAACAAAAAGACTGAGCTGAAAAGAAAAGATTGAGCTGAATTACTGTTTCTCTGGTTTCCATTGGGTCTCATCTGAGAGAGCATTTGAACAACATCTTGGTCTGATACACAGAAACATTTGTCTTTTCCAAGAATTGGAGGACACTTATCTGAGCCGAGATTTGGAGCTTTAAAGCCAAGATCAGTTACAATACTGTTTCTAGAGAATTTTAGCCTTAAAATGAAATCCCTCGCTTCCCTTTTCCGTTGTTTAAATGTGAGCACATGTCTATGTACAGTATGAATCTGACAAATTGACATAATTAACTGTGGCATATGACTGCTCTGTTTGGTCCCTGCCAAACACATCCAAGACTCACTAACACATCAAGCAGGCTGTCCCATCTGTTAAATATTGTGTGACGGTGCTGGAACAATCTATCACCATGTGACACAATTTAATGATTTCATAATGTTGTGCTGCTATTTCCCTCCTGCAGAGCAACAGCGTGCTCCACAACTACAGAAGCAGATCGGAGATATTAGAGGAAACATCTCATCTTACCTTCAACATACAAGAATAGTGGAAGCCAATCTCACGACAATTCCTAATTATTTTACGTATATATTTGTACGATCACATTTCCACTTTTTAATTTGGTTTCGCTCCACTGAGGAGTGGGGctacaatgtaaaacaaaatcagtaaaaaaaagaattttcgATAatctggaaaaataaaaatacaccgtaaaatattttttgtttaaaattataGGATTTAAggatatatattaaattgttttccCCCTTTctcttgtaaatttgttgtctttttctgtaattttatagtttttaaccGTATATCAGACaataaactgtgaaaaaaaaatcttgttttaaaaaactaaCATAACaggttttccctgtaaaattataaGAAACAGAGATTTtctcattttgaaaataaagaaCTCGCATTTAGCTAGTCAgttgttatatttttgattttagttgtaacattgttttaaattagcttttatttttagacttttagtattatgttaattttagttttacCAACTTTGatgtatgcttttgtcattttataatttctttgttgATTTGTTATGTTCACATATAaaatttataatcatttattttagtttttgtttattattataattgtattgtgttcttttttaaggcaacattttaatttttaatttagtttaagtcttttcaataattttatgtcaatattttatttgattttaatgaacagaaacgttttcaattttttttatttggtaaaCTAACATAACCTTGGTCATCAGAACACTAAAGTGATAATGCACGAGTCAAAAGCACCAACAGTCTCTTTCTCATATCCCCCTTCTGTCCTGCTGTGCAATTCCCCATACAGCCTACAGAGACAAACAACCTAACAAACCAATAATCCCTTTTAGTCACATACACCCTTGTCAGACAGAgacaataaagaaaacaaatttctCCAAACAAGGGCATTGGTCATGAAAATAGCCTGTATCTGGCAGCATTCAGCTGAAACAGACATTAAGTTGCAAAGCATGTCGATGACTGAACATGCATTGCCAAGCATCTGTGCTTAGGGAGGAAGGTGTGCAAGAACAAACGTTAAGAAATTTACATTCATTAACGCTAGACTCCAACCTACTTATACTGTGTGAAGCTCATAAACCTCAAAGGACTGCGGTGTAAGCCTGAGACGAGTCACCTTGTGAAAACACATCCTTTTTTATTCACTACGAACAGCAAAAATAAgctttctaaaaatatatacatttgttacATTTCAGTGTCACTCTGTCATTGAAGGATCTGTCGGTTCTTTCTCCAAGACAGCATATTTTGCggttgcattgcattgtgggttATACTTATTTGGCTAATAAGCTATGATCTACTGTAGTGTGTCATAATTGTGTTGAGAAAATGGCTACGCATATAAACCTTTGTTCACAGTATTTTGGAGACGTTTTCAGGCATTAACAGAAAATAAGCATGACAAAGCTGCTACCTGATTGGTTGGAACAGGAAacatcatcaaaataaaagcagaTTCTGTTTGCTCTTGTTATGTTCAGTTGAGCGATCAAATAGTATTTCAGATAACGGATCAGATATTATTCGAGGAATGCCTTGCGGAGACAATGCAGCAGGTGAGGCGTGAGATTCAGTGCATAATGAATCTAAATTTGTTTCATTccaaataaatatcaaacagaTGGTGGGGTACTGAAGCGTGGTGTTTCTCCACAAAAATGCAAGTGTATGTATATGATAATCTCTATATAAATATCACtaaaaggtgctgtgtgtaatttggaagatctattgacagaaaggcagtataatatacagaactctgtcttcagaggtgtataaagaccttacatgatgaagctttatgtttttatgacctttgAATGTGCTATTtccatctacatacaccgcgggtctccttacatggaattgtcatgttgtttctacagtccCTCTATAAATACGTTAGTTCCTTGAGCAAAGAAGTGAAAGCGTGACgacttctttgttctgtgtcagcctccaTAGTGCTAAGAAAGGGATGTTggtgtgagccgttggttgcaattcacacctttaccactagatgccgcagAATTTCATAGGCAGGACCTttgaaataaaaccacaaatcGCACAGACTggtgagaaaaaaaatcttcagaGCCATGTCCATATTTGACTTCTATTCTTCAGatggttaaaataaagttttacgTTTTAGTTGGATTATtgggaaagagagatagagagagacagagcgatagagagagcgagagagagagagagagagagagagagagagagatagagagatagagatagatagagatagagatagagatagagatagagatagagatagagatagagatagagatagagagagagagagagagagagagcatcatTACTGCTCCAGTCTCTCTGTCAGTCTCTGTACAacacaatagaaaccatcaatATTGTTTCTTTCCACATTGTACACTGTTAGAATGTTATTGATGTCTGAAATATTGGCAGAACAAACACTATCTTAGAAAAGGGTGTTGTCGTTCTCATAGGTATTAACTGATAGGCTTGCAATTTACCTTCTGCTGAAGTTTGTCTGACTTGATTCTTGATGACCCTGTTGGAAGATTTACAAACGGATATAGGGAGCCCTCCAACCAACCTAGATGATCCATAAAGCATCTCGAACCTTCTGACTGTAATTATCAAAcatgctgaatgttcctgtgatCTGTCAGAAGATCTGAAGAATGTTTGGGGACAGTTTATCCAACAGATTCCtcacaaaaaagcatttattagaATCTCAATCAAATCTGGAAGATCTTGAATTTccttaaaatgattttcagtGAATAATAGCTTACATTCTAGTCGGTTTAGTTGCACAAAGGGTTTGCTTCCCTTCACAATGCTTGAAATATATTGCAGACGTTTTATTGATttcttttatgatattttaataGCGCTTGTTTGTCATGTTGGATCTTTGACAACCCCAGGTTATTCTCGAAAAATGTTCCttacaagaaagaaagtcatgaagtaaatgataacagaatttcaaTTTATTAGGTGAATTGCTCCCTAATGAAATTACCAGGTTTACAAGACTTCTTTTGGTGATACAATAGTCCATACTGTGTTTCTGACTTGTGTTACTTATTGTACACTTATTTATTCCGTAATAATATTTTTCTAGATtgtagaatataaaaaaaaacatcaaaagaatCAATGTGATGTTGAGAATTATGTTGCGACCAACGAtgggctcttattggctgcctTTTCctcatgacatttttattaaatataaatgtaattactATGTTTTCACAATAATATTTTGGTctacaaaagtaatttcaaataCATATGCAAATGCTTTTAGATCAAGGATTTTTAAtctcacaaaaaacatttcagtcaattgATCCTAAACTTCTTACAGTAGTGTACATTCAGTCCAGGGCTGGAATAGCAAACACCATCCACCAACCCTCaacacactacacaaacacaacgcACATATGCACAAATTCAATCTAAACTCCCAACACTGGGACCACACAAGTCATTAAAGGCAAAAACAGAAGGGTTCAGCATGCAAAACTGGGAAAGATTCCTATTTTCATGAATGGAACATCTGTACAGTTTGTGTAACTCGTACCGAAGCATGTGTCTCTCCGGAAACCAAGCGAGCTCCGTCATGCTTCAGTCATGTCAAGCTGTTTGCTGTGCGCCACAACGTCTGTTTGATCACCATGACAACCTCGTACGCCGTGGACGCAAGGATGCCGCCCACCGCCAGAAAGTCGTCAAAAAAAGGGTGCATGACACATTTCTCATTGGAAAACACATCAATGCTGCCGCTGCCGCTTCTGCTGGCGTGAACGAGAATCTACAACAGCCCATAATATCACTTCAGAAACGTTGGAGATGATGGATTAATAGATTGACAAACAAGGCTTTCTACTTTAAATAGAAAAGGCAGACAGGTTGAAGCTCCGTTCTACCAGAATGTCTGGTGAGATGAAGAAGCAGCTCATGAAAGATTGTTTGTACAAAACATTGATCCAAACATGATATCACATGTCATTCCTGCCATCCGTGTATACTTGGAAGAT
Proteins encoded in this region:
- the wscd1b gene encoding sialate:O-sulfotransferase 1; translated protein: MAKAFHRLLHFLRRAQLLLLFLGVAYIMAGSVLMYQRFSFSSLQRETDSITIPSLPAPPGAQEDPAVRWFYRRNGARLMLDEENQPVDLSGSRSAQKHLRSHSLESRYKRRRWFQGNTDEQQRPPERNLLHKKNRHKGTYIGCFINNETEHALGGIVLYDFRKMTSALCQDTCSESGFRYAGLEYGAECHCGNRVCARRARGEECYLDCRGEKGPPCGGVGRMSVYRVEDRLPGQRKYRTVHYHGCFKKPKNSTDNVLVKTSGLTHTPQECIEICTEQELPLAFLRGRDCFCDHAPFVFTLQWSGQEHTCGRGNQTNRTSQHDLNYLQVYSTPVLDAKCKERNFLPQRSSTLVALSSFPGAGNTWLRHLIESATGFYTGSYYFDGSLYNKGFKGEKDHWQSGRVLCVKTHESGQREIEMFDSAILLMRNPYRSLMAEFNRKCAGHLGYASDAHWRSKEWLEFVDSYSSWWVSHAVAWLKFARRLLVVHFENLQKDLVPQFKTITAFLNISIPEERLLCTESNRDGHFKRSGSRILTFEPFTSEMRERIDKYIQTVDKALRDRNLSGIPKEYMHR